The Trichosurus vulpecula isolate mTriVul1 chromosome 3, mTriVul1.pri, whole genome shotgun sequence genome includes a window with the following:
- the LOC118843597 gene encoding uracil-DNA glycosylase-like produces the protein MIGQKTLHSFFPPSAPRKRRSGAETPADPGTEAVVEESEDASQISPAKKSRPKDEPSAPSSPLSPEQLDRIQKNKAAALLRLASRNVPAGFGESWKRQLNAEFSKPYFNKLMGFVAEERKRHTIYPPPDQVFTWTQLCEIRDVKVVILGQDPYHRPNQAHGLCFSIKRPVPPPPSLENIYQELSTDIEGFAHPGHGDLSGWARQGVLLLNAVLTVRAHQANSHKERGWEEFTDAVVSWLNKNLNGLVFMLWGSYAQKKGLSIDRKRHHVLQTAHPSPLSVHRGFFGCRHFSKTNELLQKSGKKPIDWKAL, from the coding sequence ATGATCGGACAGAAGACCCtccactccttcttccccccGAGCGCCCCCAGGAAGCGGCGCTCGGGCGCTGAGACGCCAGCGGACCCCGGCACGGAGGCGGTAGTGGAGGAGAGCGAGGATGCCTCGCAGATCAGCCCGGCCAAGAAGAGCCGGCCCAAAGACGAGCCCAGCGCCCCCTCGTCTCCACTGAGCCCCGAGCAGTTGGACCGGATCCAGAAAAACAAGGCAGCGGCCCTGCTTCGGCTCGCCTCCCGCAACGTCCCCGCGGGCTTCGGGGAGAGCTGGAAGCGGCAGCTCAACGCAGAATTCAGCAAACCTTATTTCAACAAGCTAATGGGATTTGTTGCAGAAGAACGAAAACGACATACCATTTACCCACCTCCAGACCAAGTCTTTACCTGGACACAGCTGTGTGAAATTAGAGATGTCAAAGTGGTCATCTTGGGGCAGGACCCATATCACAGACCCAACCAAGCTCACGGACTCTGCTTCAGTATTAAGAGGCCTGTTCCACCCCCTCCCAGCTTGGAAAATATTTACCAAGAGTTGTCCACAGACATTGAGGGCTTTGCCCATCCCGGGCACGGAGATTTGTCTGGATGGGCCAGACAGGGTGTTCTCCTTCTCAATGCTGTGCTCACCGTCCGAGCCCACCAGGCCAACTCCCACAAGGAGAGAGGATGGGAGGAGTTCACTGACGCCGTGGTGTCCTGGCTGAATAAGAACTTGAATGGCCTCGTCTTCATGCTCTGGGGGTCTTATGCTCAGAAGAAAGGCCTCTCCATTGACAGGAAGCGCCACCATGTCCTGCAGACtgcccacccctctcccctctctgtccaTAGAGGGTTCTTCGGATGCAGGCATTTCTCCAAGACCAACGAGTTGCTACAGAAGTCTGGCAAGAAACCAATTgattggaaagcactttga